Below is a window of Desulfuromonas thiophila DNA.
TTGACGGCTGCAAGATCGACGACCTTGATGGCCTGCGCCGCGCCGGACACGACCTGCCCGAGCTGGCCCGGCGCGGCGCCCAATGTTTTCTTACCCAGGTGGTTCATCACGGCCTGTTTCACGGCGACCCCCATCCCGGCAATCTGCGGGTATTGGCCGATGGCCGCATCTGCTTTCTCGATTTTGGCATGGTCGGTCATCTCGACGACGAACTGCGTCAGCAGTTGGCCAACCTGCTGCTGGGCCTCTTTCGCAAGGATACCGACATGCTGGCCGAGGTTCTGCTGACCCGACGGCCACGCACCAGCGAAATCGACCTGCCGGCCCTGCGCCGCGATCTGCTTGAATTCATTGACGACTATCATCAGCGCCCCCTGAAGCAGATCGATAGCTTCAAACTGATGACCGAATTCATCGCCCTGATGGGCCGGCACCACATCCGCTTTCCGGCCGACCTGATGCTGCTGACCAAAGCCCTGGTCACCATCGAAGGCATCGGCCGCCGACTTGATCCCGATTTCAATCTGATCGAACAGATCGAACCCAACGTCCGCGCCCTGCTCAAACACCGGCTGTCATCGGAACACCTCGGCCGCCAGACCCTCAACTGCCTGCGCGCCTATCTTGATCTGGCGCGCAGCCTGCCCCACGACATCCGCGAGGTGCTGTTACGCCTCAACAGCAACAGCTTCAAGATCGATCTGGAACATCGCGGGCTGGAGCGACTGATCCGCGATCTGGACAAATCGAGCAACCGCCTGTCCTTTAGTTTTCTGATCGGCTCTCTCATCATCGGTTCCTCCCTCATCGTACAGACCGGTGCCGGACCGCAGTTGTTCGGCCTGCCGGCGCTGGGGCTGCTCGGTTACAGCATCGCTGCCCTGCTGGGGTTGTGGCTGGCCATAGGGGTCCTCAGCTCCGGTCGACTGTGACAGGTCCTCGCCGCAGCAGCTGAAAAATCCATTGCCAAACCAGCTGCGTCAGAATGCCCCCAAAGCGCCCTTTCAACCCCGACAGGCCAAACCCTGACCAGGAAACGGCCAGCATCCTGCCCCTGTACGCTAACCAGAACAACACAGTGTGGCATCGCCGCCACAGCCGCCCGCCCCAGAAACCACAGTTTCTGCGCTATCTCTCCCAAGCCACCCAAACCAAATCCTGACATTACGATCAGTTAGGAGAATCGCATCAATGGCACGATCCGTGCTAAACGGAGAGACACAACCCTTCGCGGATTCTGCGGCCGCACCTGTCGACCGGGAACCACAGTGTTTGCTGACCAAGGATTGATTGGCATATGATCTACCAATGCACCATCGCTAAAGCCGCCACCCTCAAGGGCATCGGCCTGCATACCGGGCGGGAAATCACCATGCGTCTGCTGCCGGCCGCCGCTGGCACCGGCATCCTCTTCCACCGCAGCGAAGGTGACAAATCCCGCGTGATCGAAGCGCTCTCGGCCAATGTCGTGGATACCCGCATGGCCACTGTCATCGGCAAGGGTGATCTGCGCGTCTCCACTATCGAACACCTGATGGCGGCGCTGGTTGCCTGCCAGATCGACAATCTCGTCATTGAGATCGACGGCCCCGAGGTTCCGATCCTCGATGGCAGTGCCGCGCCCTTTATCCGCCTGATCCATCAGGCCGGCATCGCCCGGCTGGCGCGTAGCCGCAAGGTGATCGCCATTACCAAACCGCTGACCCTGGTCGAAGGTGAAAAACGTGTCAGCCTCATTCCTTCGCGCTTTTTGCGCGTCAGCTTCGATCTGAACTTCAGCCACCCCTGCATCCGCCAGCAGCAACGCTCCTTCAAGCTTTCAACGGAAAGCTTCTGCAGCGAAATCGCGTCGGCCCGCACCTTCGGCTTCCTTGAAGAGGTAGAGTACCTCAAATCGGTCGGTCTGGCCCGGGGAGGATCCCTTGCCAATGCCGTCGTTATCGGCAAGGACAGCATCCTCAACCCTGAGGGACTGCGCTATGGCGACGAATTCGTGCGCCACAAGATTCTTGATACCCTCGGCGATTTTGCTCTGCTTGGCTACGGTCTGCTGGGTCACATCAAATCGTACAAGGCCGGCCACGACATCAACCACAAGATGGTGGAGAAGATTCTCGCCACGCCGGACAGCTGGCGTTTCGTCGAATTTTCTGAAGCGGCGGTGGCTGAGGCCCTGCGCCTGCCCTTGCCGGCTTTCAATCCTGATCTGGTGCAGGCCTGATGCTGTGGCCCGTCTGACACAGCGGCGCTGCTCAACATGACACAGGGGCTGTCCGTTCGCGGACAGCCCCTGCACGTTTGGCATGCCGGGCAAAACCGTTGCAGCCACTCCCGGCCCGTGCCATCATGCCGGCGACCCCGCAAAACCGCCCCCGACCGTCCTTTAAGAAGAGCTTCGCCCATGTCTGAACAGCAGCCGCCTCGGGAACTGCGCAAACGTCGCCGCGAATGGGGTCTGATTCTGGTCACCATCGCGCTGCTGTGCACCTTCCCGTTTTTGGAACGCTATCTTTACGAACAGGCCGCGCAGATCCAGTTGTCCAACAACATTCTGGTGCTGGCGCTGATCAACCTCAATATTCTGCTGATTGTTCTGTTCCTGTTTCTGATCTTCCGTAATCTGTTCAAGATCTTCGTTGAACGGCGGCGCCATCTGCCGGGCGCCCGCCTGCGCACCCGGCTGGTGCTGGCCTTCGTCTCTTTGTCGCTGGTACCGACCCTGCTGCTGTTCTTTGTTTCGGCCGGCTTCATCACCAATTCCATCGAAAACTGGTTCAGCAACGAGATCGAACGCTCACTGACCGAATCGCTGTCCGTTGCCCAGACCTATTACAAAAATTCTGCCACCAATGCCCTGTATTACGCCGAGCAACTCGCCGGCCAAATCAAGGAAGGCAAGCTGCTCAACGAAGGCAATCTTGACGCTCTGCGCGAACTGATCAGCCGCAAGCAACGCGAATACAATCTGGGCGTGGTGGAGGTATTTTCCGCCACCCACGAGGAACTGGTGCGGGCTTCCAACCCGCTGGTGCCACTGGCCGACTTTACCGATCCGGGCTCGGCCACCATCAACGAGGCACTGCAGGGTAACCGTTTCACCCGCGTGACCCCGACGGGCAAGGCCGATCTGATCCGCGGCGTGGTGCCGGTACGCTCCAACTGGAACGAAAAGGATTTCGTCGGCGTGGTGGTGGTCAACTACCATGTCCCCTATTCGCTGGTTAACAAGATGCAGGAGATTTCCAGCTCCTACCAGCAGTACAAGGAAGCCCAGCAACTCAAGGGCAAGATCAAGCAGGGGTACATTGCCGTGCTGCTGCTGATCGCGCTGGTCATCATCTTTTTGGCCAGCTGGTTCGGTCTGCGTATCGCCCGCTCCATCACCGACCCCATCCAGGAGCTGGTCATCGCCACCCGTCAGATCGGTCGAGACGACCTTGATGTGCAGCTGCCGCCGCCGAGCGACGACGAAATCGGCCTTTTGATCGACGCCTTCGACAAGATGACCACCGAACTGCGCCGCGAACGTCTGCGCATTCACCAGGCCCATACCGAATTGCAAAACTCCAACATCGAACTCGACCAGCGGCGCCGCTATATGGAGATTGTGCTGCGCAACGTCACCGCCGGGGTCATTTCCCTGGACAGCCAGGGGCTGCTCACCACCATCAACAAATCCGCCGAAAAAATGCTCAAGATCAGCGCCAGCCAGGTGCTCGGCAAGCATTACCGCGATATCGTCAATCAGGAGCAACTCAATGTCATCCGTGGGTTTTTAGCCGAGCTGATCAGTTCCGGCAAGGAAACCGTGCGCCGCCAGATCGCCCTGAGCGTGCAAGGCCAGCAGCTGACCCTGCTGCTCAACGCCACCCGCCTGTATGACGAAAACGGTCAGGTGATGGGTACCGTCATTGTATTCGACGACCTGACCCATCTGCAAAAAGCCCAGCGCATGGCGGCCTGGCGAGAGGTGGCGCGCCGCATCGCCCACGAAATCAAGAACCCACTGACGCCGGTGCAACTGTCGGCCCAGCGCCTGCGACGGCGCTATCTCGACCGCTTCAACGCTGAAGATCCCGTGTTCGACGAATGTACCCGCATGATCATCAGCCAGGTCGACGACCTGAAAAACCTGGTTAACGAATTCTCCAGCTTCGCCCGCATGCCGGCCGCCAATCCGGCGCCGGAGAATCTCAACAACCTGATCCGTGAAACCCTGGTGCTCTACCAGCAAGGCCATCGCGATATCCAGTTCAATTTCCAGCCTGCGACAGACCTGCCGCTGATCGAACTGGATCGCGAACAGATCAAGCGGGTACTGCTCAATCTGCTCGACAACGCCGTCCATGCCGTCGAGCAACAGCCCCAGGCCGGTGTCATCGAACTGCTGACCGAGCACAACCTTTCCCTGCACATGGCCACCCTGCGGGTGCGCGACAACGGCTGCGGCATTCCCGAGCAGGACAAGCCACGCCTGTTCGAACCCTACTTTTCCACCAAAAAAAGCGGCACCGGTCTGGGCCTGGCGATTGTCGCCACCATCATCTCGGACCATAACGGCTACATTCGCGTGAAGGACAATCCACCGCGCGGCACTGAAATCGTCATTGAACTGCCGTTGCCCACGGCTCACCCCTGACAACGGGAGATGCGTTATATGAAACACATTCTGGTTGTTGATGATGAACTGAACATCCGCACCAGCCTCACCGGCATCCTGCAGGACGAAGGTTTTCAGACCAGCACCGCTGCCGATGGCGAAACGGCACTGCAGCTGATCAGCGAGGAAAAACCCGACCTGGTGCTGCTTGATATCTGGATGCCCGGCATGGATGGCATTGAGGTTCTCAAAAAAATTCGCCAGTTGCCCGACGAGCCCCAGGTCATCATGATGAGCGGCCACGCCACCATCGAAACCGCTGTAACCGCTACCAAACTGGGCGCCTACGATTTTGTCGAAAAGCCCCTTTCGTTCGAAAAACTGCTGGTATGTATCCAGAACGCCTTCAAGGTCCACCAGCTGGTCAGCGAAAACCGCAGTCTTAAAGCCCGCATCTACCGCGACTACAGCATGATCGGCAACAGCCCGCCCATCCGTGAACTCAAGCAACAGATTGGCATTGCCGCGCCGACCTCGGGTTGGGTGCTGATTACCGGCGAAAACGGCACCGGCAAGGAGCTGGTGGCCCGTGCCATCCACAGCCAGTCACGCCGCAGCGACAAACCCTTCATCGAGGTCAACTGCGCCGCCATTCCCGAAGATCTGATCGAGTCGGAGCTGTTCGGTCACGAAAAAGGCGCCTTTACCGGCGCCACCGGCAAGCGCAAGGGGAAATTCGACCAGGCCCACGAAGGCACCCTGTTTCTCGATGAAATCGGTGACATGAGCCTGAAAACCCAGGCCAAGGTGCTACGCATCCTGCAGGAGCACAAATTTGAACGGGTGGGCGGCGAACGCACCATCGAGGTTGACGTGCGGGTCATCGCCGCCACCAACAAGAATCTGGAAGAGGAAATCCGCACCGGCAACTTCCGCGAAGACCTGTTCTACCGCCTGAATGTTCTGCCTTTTCATGTGCCCCCCCTGCGAGAGCGGCGGCAGGATATTGCGCTGTTGGCGGAACATTTTCTGCGGGCCTACTGCCGCAAGGAGAATGCCGAGATCAAGCAGCTCAGCCCTGAGGTATTGCAGGCCTTAAGCACCCATCATTGGCCCGGCAACGTGCGTGAGCTGAAAAACCTGATTGAGCGGCTGGTCATCATGACCCCAGGTGAACGCATTGACCTGGCCGCCCTGCCGGCCGAGTTGCGTGGTGGCGGCGACAGTGGCGAGGAGTTGCGCATCGCCCTGGAATGCGACAATTACAAGCAGGCACGCGAGGAATTCGAAAAGGAGTTTATCCGCACCAAGCTGGAGGAAAACGACTGGAACGTATCGCGGACCGCCGAGGTCATCGGCCTGGAGCGTTCCAACCTGCACCGCAAGATCAAAAGCCTGGGGCTGGAACTGGAAAAACAGTAACCCACTGCGGCTAGGATCGCTCTTTTCCCCCTTGACTTTTGCCAGCCGATCCCAAAAGATAATGCCGCCTGCCAAACTGACTGATCAGTCAATCGGCTCCTGGTCTGAGCCGATTCCGGCCGGCGACAATCCTCCCGCTGCCTTGTCACAACCTTTCCAGCCATCTGCCCGAGGTTTTTATGAAACGACCGCTTTCAGGTAACTTCGCTGTTCTT
It encodes the following:
- a CDS encoding sigma-54-dependent transcriptional regulator encodes the protein MKHILVVDDELNIRTSLTGILQDEGFQTSTAADGETALQLISEEKPDLVLLDIWMPGMDGIEVLKKIRQLPDEPQVIMMSGHATIETAVTATKLGAYDFVEKPLSFEKLLVCIQNAFKVHQLVSENRSLKARIYRDYSMIGNSPPIRELKQQIGIAAPTSGWVLITGENGTGKELVARAIHSQSRRSDKPFIEVNCAAIPEDLIESELFGHEKGAFTGATGKRKGKFDQAHEGTLFLDEIGDMSLKTQAKVLRILQEHKFERVGGERTIEVDVRVIAATNKNLEEEIRTGNFREDLFYRLNVLPFHVPPLRERRQDIALLAEHFLRAYCRKENAEIKQLSPEVLQALSTHHWPGNVRELKNLIERLVIMTPGERIDLAALPAELRGGGDSGEELRIALECDNYKQAREEFEKEFIRTKLEENDWNVSRTAEVIGLERSNLHRKIKSLGLELEKQ
- a CDS encoding sensor histidine kinase, which gives rise to MSEQQPPRELRKRRREWGLILVTIALLCTFPFLERYLYEQAAQIQLSNNILVLALINLNILLIVLFLFLIFRNLFKIFVERRRHLPGARLRTRLVLAFVSLSLVPTLLLFFVSAGFITNSIENWFSNEIERSLTESLSVAQTYYKNSATNALYYAEQLAGQIKEGKLLNEGNLDALRELISRKQREYNLGVVEVFSATHEELVRASNPLVPLADFTDPGSATINEALQGNRFTRVTPTGKADLIRGVVPVRSNWNEKDFVGVVVVNYHVPYSLVNKMQEISSSYQQYKEAQQLKGKIKQGYIAVLLLIALVIIFLASWFGLRIARSITDPIQELVIATRQIGRDDLDVQLPPPSDDEIGLLIDAFDKMTTELRRERLRIHQAHTELQNSNIELDQRRRYMEIVLRNVTAGVISLDSQGLLTTINKSAEKMLKISASQVLGKHYRDIVNQEQLNVIRGFLAELISSGKETVRRQIALSVQGQQLTLLLNATRLYDENGQVMGTVIVFDDLTHLQKAQRMAAWREVARRIAHEIKNPLTPVQLSAQRLRRRYLDRFNAEDPVFDECTRMIISQVDDLKNLVNEFSSFARMPAANPAPENLNNLIRETLVLYQQGHRDIQFNFQPATDLPLIELDREQIKRVLLNLLDNAVHAVEQQPQAGVIELLTEHNLSLHMATLRVRDNGCGIPEQDKPRLFEPYFSTKKSGTGLGLAIVATIISDHNGYIRVKDNPPRGTEIVIELPLPTAHP
- the lpxC gene encoding UDP-3-O-acyl-N-acetylglucosamine deacetylase encodes the protein MIYQCTIAKAATLKGIGLHTGREITMRLLPAAAGTGILFHRSEGDKSRVIEALSANVVDTRMATVIGKGDLRVSTIEHLMAALVACQIDNLVIEIDGPEVPILDGSAAPFIRLIHQAGIARLARSRKVIAITKPLTLVEGEKRVSLIPSRFLRVSFDLNFSHPCIRQQQRSFKLSTESFCSEIASARTFGFLEEVEYLKSVGLARGGSLANAVVIGKDSILNPEGLRYGDEFVRHKILDTLGDFALLGYGLLGHIKSYKAGHDINHKMVEKILATPDSWRFVEFSEAAVAEALRLPLPAFNPDLVQA
- a CDS encoding ABC1 kinase family protein produces the protein MLPFLHLDRNLRSLRRYREILAVLVTYGFDHLVEQLNIDYYLERARRLIRRQRQQLSALERLPAEQRLRMALEELGPTFIKFGQLLSTRPDLLPASYIRELNRLQDHVAPLPWSAIEQRLTTELGAPPQSLFGTVDPTPLAAASIAQVHRARLHDGRQVALKVQRPGIEAVIATDLDILEGLAGLLENNQDRTSLVSPLQLVREFRRTLYRELDFTKEAHSLCRFRSNFAGDPHLYVPEVFWDYSSEALLTLELIDGCKIDDLDGLRRAGHDLPELARRGAQCFLTQVVHHGLFHGDPHPGNLRVLADGRICFLDFGMVGHLDDELRQQLANLLLGLFRKDTDMLAEVLLTRRPRTSEIDLPALRRDLLEFIDDYHQRPLKQIDSFKLMTEFIALMGRHHIRFPADLMLLTKALVTIEGIGRRLDPDFNLIEQIEPNVRALLKHRLSSEHLGRQTLNCLRAYLDLARSLPHDIREVLLRLNSNSFKIDLEHRGLERLIRDLDKSSNRLSFSFLIGSLIIGSSLIVQTGAGPQLFGLPALGLLGYSIAALLGLWLAIGVLSSGRL